A part of Cannabis sativa cultivar Pink pepper isolate KNU-18-1 chromosome 6, ASM2916894v1, whole genome shotgun sequence genomic DNA contains:
- the LOC115694861 gene encoding red chlorophyll catabolite reductase, chloroplastic — protein sequence MVVFTHHQLQSRFSTTPFHMKLDDHNDNDEIEKIMMKKGRKAFMEFPYVSSPQKKLMVDLVSTVENGLNKKLLPSTLPPNVQYYQNQTNTTHASLHIRSGKPSSHIDFIYGGWIHRELPNGGALNITSLSAYLNASTNSPNFLLEIIRSSPETLVLILDLPPRKDLALYPDYLQKFYEDTELDAQRQILEKIPEVKPYFSSSLYFRRIVSPTAIVVKIESEAGERIDEIIQEHVDLIAKRVLQIWLEKCIVENNEKVDEIERMYLLKRDKMVRSKTIEIEFSSSLPYLFGPEIANRVWGTVQKYFSTS from the exons ATGGTAGTGTTCACTCATCATCAATTGCAATCTAGGTTCTCAACGACACCGTTTCACATGAAGCTTGATGATCATAATGATAATGATGAGATTGAGAAGATTATGATGAAGAAAGGTAGAAAAGCATTCATGGAGTTTCCATACGTGTCAAGTCCACAAAAGAAGTTAATGGTTGATCTTGTATCAACGGTGGAGAATGGTCTTAATAAGAAGCTCCTTCCATCTACTCTTCCACCAAATGTACAATACTATCAAAATCAAACTAACACAACTCATGCCTCTCTTCACATCAGATCTGGCAAACCATCTTCACAT ATTGATTTCATATATGGAGGTTGGATTCACCGCGAGCTACCAAATGGAGGAGCATTGAACATAACAAGTCTCTCGGCCTATCTAAATGCATCAACAAACTCACCAAACTTCTTATTGGAGATAATCCGTAGTAGTCCTGAAACCCTAGTACTCATTCTCGACCTACCACCTCGAAAAGACCTTGCTCTCTATCCAGATTACCTACAAAAATTCTATGAAGACACCGAATTAGATGCTCAAAGACAAATTCTCGAGAAAATTCCTGAAGTTAAGCCTTACTTCTCTTCATCTCTTTACTTTCGAAGAATCGTGTCTCCTACTGCTATTGTAGTCAAAATTGAGTCAGAGGCTGGAGAGCGAATAGATGAGATTATACAAGAACATGTCGATCTTATTGCAAAGCGAGTGCTCCAAATTTGGTTAGAAAAATGTATTGTTGAGAACAATGAAAAAGTTGATGAGATTGAGAGAATGTACCTTCTAAAGAGAGATAAGATGGTGAGGAGTAAAACAATTGAGATCGAATTTTCTTCAAGTTTGCCCTATTTGTTTGGACCTGAAATTGCAAATCGAGTATGGGGTACTgtacaaaagtatttttctacatcatga
- the LOC115695956 gene encoding red chlorophyll catabolite reductase, chloroplastic-like, with protein sequence MVVFTHHQLQSRFSTTPFHMKLDDHNDNDEIEKIMMKKGRKAFMEFPYVSSPQKKLMVDLVSTVENGLNKKLLPSTLPPNVQYYQNQTNTTHASLHIRSGKPSSHIDFIYGGWIHRELPNGGALNITSLSAYLNASTNSPNFLLEIIRSSPETLVLILDLPPRKDLALYPDYLQKFYEDTELDAQRQILEKIPEVKPYFSSSLYFRRIVSPTAIVVKIESEAGERIDEIIEEHVDLIAKRMLQIWLEKCIVENNEKVDEIERMYLLKRDKMVRSKTIEIEFSSSLPYLFGPEIANRVWGTVQKYFSTS encoded by the exons ATGGTAGTGTTCACTCATCATCAATTGCAATCTAGGTTCTCAACGACACCGTTTCACATGAAGCTTGATGATCATAATGATAATGATGAGATTGAGAAGATTATGATGAAGAAAGGTAGAAAAGCATTCATGGAGTTTCCATACGTGTCAAGTCCACAAAAGAAGTTAATGGTTGATCTTGTATCAACGGTGGAGAATGGTCTTAATAAGAAGCTCCTTCCATCTACTCTTCCACCAAATGTACAATACTATCAAAATCAAACTAACACAACTCATGCCTCTCTTCACATCAGATCTGGCAAACCATCTTCACAT ATTGATTTCATATATGGAGGTTGGATTCACCGCGAGCTACCAAATGGAGGAGCATTGAACATAACAAGTCTCTCGGCCTATCTAAATGCATCAACAAACTCACCAAACTTCTTATTGGAGATAATCCGTAGTAGTCCCGAAACCCTAGTACTCATTCTCGACCTACCACCTCGAAAAGACCTTGCTCTCTATCCAGATTACCTACAAAAATTCTATGAAGACACCGAATTAGATGCTCAAAGACAAATTCTCGAGAAAATTCCTGAAGTTAAGCCTTACTTCTCTTCATCTCTTTACTTTCGAAGAATCGTGTCTCCTACTGCAATTGTAGTCAAAATTGAGTCAGAGGCTGGAGAGCGAATAGATGAGATTATAGAAGAACATGTCGATCTTATTGCGAAGCGAATGCTCCAAATTTGGTTAGAAAAATGTATTGTTGAGAACAATGAAAAAGTTGATGAGATTGAGAGAATGTACCTTCTAAAGAGAGATAAGATGGTGAGGAGTAAAACAATTGAGATCGAATTTTCTTCAAGTTTGCCCTATTTGTTTGGACCTGAAATTGCAAATCGAGTATGGGGTACTgtacaaaagtatttttctacatcatga
- the LOC115725169 gene encoding receptor-like protein 53, whose translation MGFSSFVGNNLLLYVLFLFLTLLSSFSFSQPICHDFEKSSLLKFKESFIINKSVTNDPDAYSKVALWSNKEDCCMWDGVVCDEITGHVITLDLSNSYLYGSLDSNSTLFNLVHLQSLNLGNNHFNYSHIPNAINRLSMLTNLDLSGSVFSGQIPSEVSELSKLLQLSLCANIDPISQENLLKLKKPNFESLILNLTSLEELCLSYVSISSIVPKSLANLTTLKSLLLKDCELKGELPTNIFQLPNLQELSLRFNEDLNVRITPLLNQRSSLKSLFLSYTPLSGDLSSLNQNFSSLTELSASDCNISGVIPDSIGMLSQLLYLDLSENNLVGNIPSSVGNLTQLSELHLSVNQLSGPIPLSFSNLINLEILFVQGNSLSGIVDFDMFLGLNNLTCLDLSINQLSLNVNNRINNETFPQFTSLVLSNCNLTTFPHFLRHQRKLQLLYIEYNPIGDQIPNWMLSVSRETMVSLSLAGNSLIGELSSAICNQTSLQFLDLKDNSLRGELPPCLGNFSKSLSIVTLRNNHFCGNTPEFKGNQIRYIDLSINQFEGKIFKSLTNSEMLVYLNLEGNKLSDVFPYWLGNLPKLEVLKLQGNGFYGAIEEPRTILHFPKLRVIDISNNNFTGKLPLKYIQSWKSMTSTSNIDEDFDYMRSPTFSITTSYGTLGYQYFFELTTTIKGIGIWYSRVEKVLILINFSNNKFDGDIPQAIGNLKGLISLDLSNNRFKGGIPSSLSSLTNLESLDLSQNALSGEIPRELDKSSFLQYFNVSHNKLVGPIPQSHLITFDSSCYEGNLGTAKMWKSLQAIGTTTSII comes from the coding sequence ATGGGATTCTCTAGTTTTGTTGGTAATAATCTTCTTCTTTATGTACTCTTTCTTTTCCTCACTTTATTATCATCTTTCTCTTTCTCACAGCCTATTTGCCATGATTTTGAAAAGTCTTCTCTATTGAAGTTTAAGGaaagctttattattaacaaGTCTGTTACTAATGATCCTGATGCTTATTCAAAGGTTGCCTTGTGGAGCAACAAAGAAGATTGTTGTATGTGGGATGGTGTTGTGTGTGATGAGATCACAGGCCATGTCATCACCCTTGATCTTAGCAATAGTTATCTTTATGGCTCTCTTGACTCAAATAGCACCCTCTTCAACCTGGTTCACCTCCAAAGCCTTAATCTTGGAAACAACCATTTTAACTACTCTCACATACCCAATGCTATCAACCGACTTTCGATGCTCACCAATTTGGACCTATCAGGCTCTGTCTTTTCTGGCCAAATTCCCTCTGAGGTTTCAGAACTATCCAAATTGTTGCAACTTTCTTTGTGTGCCAACATAGATCCAATTTCACAAGAAAATCTTTTGAAACTCAAAAAGCCAAACTTTGAGAGCTTGATTTTGAATTTAACAAGCCTTGAAGAACTCTGTCTCAGTTATGTAAGCATATCTTCAATAGTTCCAAAATCATTGGCGAATTTGACAACTTTGAAATCTTTATTACTCAAAGATTGTGAACTAAAAGGTGAACTCCCAACTAATATCTTTCAACTACCAAACTTACAAGAACTCAGCTTGCGATTTAATGAAGATCTCAATGTAAGAATAACTCCATTGCTTAACCAAAGGAGTTCTCTCAAGTCATTGTTCTTGAGTTACACTCCGTTATCTGGGGATCTATCATCACTAAATCAAAACTTTTCTTCTTTGACTGAGTTATCAGCAAGTGATTGCAACATTTCAGGAGTGATTCCAGATTCCATAGGTATGTTGAGCCAACTCCTTTATCTCGATCTTTCTGAAAATAATCTTGTAGGAAATATCCCTTCTTCTGTTGGAAACCTAACTCAACTCAGTGAACTACATCTTTCTGTTAATCAACTTAGTGGTCCGATTCCATTGTCATTTTCAAATCTCATCAATTTAGAAATTCTTTTCGTACAAGGTAATAGTTTGAGTGGTATAGTGGATTTTGACATGTTTCTTGGCCTTAACAACCTCACTTGCCTTGATCTTTCCATAAACCAACTCTCATTAAATGTTAACAATAGAATAAATAATGAAACGTTTCCACAATTCACTTCACTAGTACTATCCAACTGTAACTTAACAACTTTTCCACATTTTCTTAGGCATCAAAGAAAGCTTCAACTTTTGTATATTGAGTATAACCCTATTGGTGATCAGATACCAAATTGGATGTTGAGTGTAAGCAGAGAAACAATGGTGAGTTTATCACTTGCTGGAAACTCTTTAATAGGAGAACTCTCATCTGCAATATGCAACCAaacttctcttcaatttcttgaCCTTAAAGATAATAGTTTGCGTGGTGAGCTTCCTCCTTGTTTAGGTAATTTTAGTAAGTCATTATCGATAGTGACCCTTAGAAATAACCATTTTTGTGGAAACACTCCTGAATTCAAAGGAAACCAAATAAGATACATTGATTTATCAATAAATCAATTTGAAGGGAAAATATTTAAATCGCTTACCAATAGTGAGATGCTTGTTTACCTCAATTTGGAAGGTAACAAATTAAGTGATGTTTTCCCATATTGGTTGGGAAATCTTCCAAAGTTAGAAGTTCTTAAGTTGCAGGGAAATGGATTTTATGGAGCTATAGAGGAGCCTAGAACAATCCTTCATTTTCCTAAGTTGCGTGTAATTGATATCTCTAACAATAACTTCACTGGAAAATTGCCATTGAAATATATACAAAGTTGGAAGTCCATGACAAGTACAAGCAATATTGATGAAGACTTTGATTATATGAGATCACCAACTTTTAGCATCACAACAAGTTATGGTACGCTTGGGTATCAATATTTTTTCGAGCTTACAACAACAATCAAAGGCATTGGCATATGGTATTCAAGAGTGGAAAAAGTTCTTATACTCATCAATTTCTCCAACAATAAATTTGATGGAGACATTCCTCAAGCCATTGGAAACTTAAAAGGGCTCATTTCTCTTGATTTGTCCAACAACCGATTCAAAGGTGGCATTCCATCATCATTGAGTAGTCTAACAAATCTTGAATCGTTAGATCTTTCTCAAAATGCCCTTTCAGGAGAGATCCCAAGAGAATTGGACAAATCATCTTTTCTTCAGTACTTCAATGTTTCACACAACAAATTGGTTGGACCTATACCACAGTCCCATCTCATCACATTTGATAGCAGTTGTTACGAAGGAAACTTGGGTACTGCCAAAATGTGGAAATCACTCCAAGCCATTGGAACTACCACCTCCATCATCTGA